The Bubalus bubalis isolate 160015118507 breed Murrah chromosome 18, NDDB_SH_1, whole genome shotgun sequence genome contains a region encoding:
- the BCL3 gene encoding B-cell lymphoma 3 protein: protein MPRCPAGTMDEGPVDLRTRPKATGPPGAALPLRKRPLRAPSPEPATPRGAAGPVVPPDSLRGGSDTPAVPAPPHGLARPEAIYYQGPLLSLYPTPTMGSPFPLLNLPTPLYPMVCSMEHPLSADIAMATRADEDGDTPLHIAVVQGNLPAVHRLVNLFQHGGRELDIYNHLRQTPLHLAVITTLPSVVRLLVMAGASPMALDRHGQTAAHLACEHRSPACLRALLDSAPGGTMDLEARNYDGLTALHVAVNTECQEAVLLLLEHGADIDAVDIKSGRSPLIHAVENNSLSMVQLLLQHGANVNAQMYSGSSALHSASGRGLLPLVRTLVRSGADSGLKNCHNDTPLMVARSRRVIDILRGKATRPAPASQLEPSPDRSTTTSPESSSRLSSNGLLSASPPSSPSQSPPKDPSGFPMAPPSFFLPPSSPPTFLPYAGVLRAPGRPVPPAPAPGGS, encoded by the exons ATGCCCCGATGCCCCGCGGGGACCATGGACGAGGGGCCCGTGGACCTGCGCACCCGGCCCAAGGCCACCGGACCCCCGGGCGCCGCGCTGCCACTCCGCAAGCGCCCTCTGCGCGCGCCCTCCCCGGAGCCCGCCACCCCGCGCGGCGCTGCGGGCCCCGTCGTCCCCCCGGATTCCCTCCGCGGTGGCTCCGACACACCGGCTGTGCCCGCGCCCCCTCACGGCCTGGCGCGACCAGAGGCAATTTACTACCAGG GACCTTTACTGTCCCTGTACCCCACCCCGACCATGGGCTCCCCCTTTCCTCTGCTGAACTTGCCCACACCTCTGTACCCCATGGTGTGCTCCATGGAACACCCCCTGTCAGCTGACATCGCCATGGCCACGCGAGCTGATGAGGATGGAGATAC GCCACTCCACATTGCCGTGGTGCAGGGCAATCTGCCAGCTGTGCATCGCCTGGTCAACCTCTTCCAGCATGGAGGCCGGGAACTGGATATATACAACCACCTCCGGCAG ACACCGCTACACCTGGCTGTGATCACCACCTTGCCGTCTGTGGTCCGGCTCCTGGTGATGGCTGGTGCCAGCCCCATGGCACTGGACCGCCACGGCCAGACGGCAGCTCACCTGGCGTGTGAGCACCGCAGCCCCGCCTGCCTGCGGGCCCTGCTGGACAGCGCGCCCGGGGGCACCATGGACCTGGAGGCCCGCAATTACGATG GGCTTACCGCCCTGCACGTGGCTGTGAACACCGAGTGCCAAGAAGCGGTTCTGCTCTTGTTGGAGCACGGAGCGGACATTGACGCGGTG GACATTAAGAGCGGCCGCTCCCCGCTCATCCACGCCGTGGAAAACAACAGCCTGAGCATGGTCCAGCTGCTGCTGCAG CACGGCGCCAACGTGAACGCGCAGATGTACTCGGGCAGCTCGGCGCTGCACTCGGCGTCTGGCCGCGGGCTCCTTCCGCTCGTGCGCACGCTGGTCCGCAGCGGCGCAGACAGCGGCCTCAAGAACTGCCACAACGACACGCCGCTCATGGTGGCGCGCAGCCGCCGG GTCATCGACATCCTCAGAGGCAAGGCCACACGGCCTGCTCCGGCATCCCAGCTGGAGCCCTCCCCGGACCGGAGCACCACCACGTCCCCTGAGAGCAGCAGCCGCCTCAGCTCCAATG GTCTTCTGTCAGCGTCACCACCTTCCTCGCCTTCCCAGTCTCCCCCCAAGGACCCTTCTGGATTCCCCATGGCTCCCCCCAGTTTCTTCCTTCCACCCTCATCTCCACCGACCTTCCTGCCCTATGCCGGTGTCCTCCGAGCCCCTGGCCGGCCGGTGCCCCCCGCCCCAGCTCCAGGAGGTAGCTGA